One Aciduliprofundum boonei T469 genomic region harbors:
- a CDS encoding deoxyhypusine synthase: protein MNIEEHIPVKDIKIHEGMTAGELMDELYSSGGFVAKHLAVAEKILLKMFKEENTTFLSFPACIIATGTRGVIKEIVRRKLVDVIITTCGMLDHDIARSFKNYYHGSFLMDDTALHREGVNRLGNVLVPNESYGVVMENFMMPILEELYKEKKEWGGRELIDEFAKRMNNEDSILYWAHKNKIPIYVPGITDGSFGSQLWSFREMHPDFRVDVLKDEHELADIIFDAKKTGALMIGGGISKHHTIWWNQFRDGLDYAVYITTAVEWDGSLSGARVREAVSWGKVREDAKYVTVEGDATVLLPLLITSVLEKL from the coding sequence ATGAATATTGAGGAGCATATTCCTGTGAAGGATATAAAAATTCATGAGGGTATGACTGCTGGAGAGTTGATGGACGAGCTTTACAGCTCTGGTGGATTTGTGGCTAAGCATCTCGCTGTGGCAGAGAAGATTCTATTAAAGATGTTCAAAGAGGAAAATACAACCTTTTTATCCTTTCCAGCTTGCATAATTGCCACCGGTACGAGGGGAGTTATTAAAGAGATAGTAAGGAGAAAACTGGTTGATGTTATTATTACCACATGTGGTATGCTTGACCATGATATCGCCAGAAGTTTCAAAAATTACTATCATGGCTCATTTCTTATGGATGATACCGCTTTGCATAGAGAAGGTGTAAATCGCCTTGGCAATGTCTTGGTTCCAAATGAATCCTATGGGGTTGTAATGGAGAATTTTATGATGCCCATACTCGAAGAACTCTACAAGGAGAAGAAAGAATGGGGTGGAAGAGAGCTCATTGATGAATTTGCAAAGAGAATGAACAATGAGGATTCAATTCTCTATTGGGCCCACAAGAACAAAATTCCGATATATGTGCCCGGAATAACAGATGGCTCATTTGGCTCTCAATTATGGTCTTTCAGAGAGATGCATCCAGATTTTCGTGTGGATGTTTTGAAGGACGAGCACGAGCTTGCTGATATAATATTTGATGCGAAGAAAACGGGAGCGTTAATGATAGGAGGAGGAATAAGCAAGCACCATACAATCTGGTGGAATCAGTTTCGCGATGGGCTTGATTATGCAGTTTATATTACTACCGCAGTTGAATGGGACGGCTCTCTTAGCGGAGCGAGGGTGCGAGAGGCAGTTTCCTGGGGTAAGGTGCGAGAGGATGCAAAATATGTTACTGTTGAGGGAGATGCGACCGTTCTACTTCCTCTCCTGATTACAAGTGTGCTTGAAAAGTTGTAG